One window of the Triticum dicoccoides isolate Atlit2015 ecotype Zavitan chromosome 3B, WEW_v2.0, whole genome shotgun sequence genome contains the following:
- the LOC119282349 gene encoding BTB/POZ and MATH domain-containing protein 1-like, whose protein sequence is MSAAAGKPSRSASAIIASTASGYHLLKIDGYSRTKGVPSGEKIKSRPFALGGHRWHIDYHPNGQKPEYADYISLFLVLDDNVTSAVKAQHKFGFADEVTNQAPSLVSTTVNSYSSQKGWGNATFIRRADLEKSEHLKDDSFTIRCDIVVISDYRAEDLPEDTPATFVSVAPSDLHQHLGDLLKTEKGADVVFEVGGHTFAAHRCVLAARSPVFSAELFGGMKEGDTAGVVHIDEMEADVFKALLCFAYTDSLLVTENEDEDEDVICQHLLVAADRYNMERLKSICEEKLCKYINAGTITTILTLAEQHHCEGLKKACLNFLRSPANLRALLDSDGFDHLSRSCPSVIKNLIAMSSLV, encoded by the coding sequence ATGTCGGCCGCCGCCGGCAAGCCGTCCCGATCCGCCTCCGCCATCATTGCCTCCACCGCGAGCGGGTACCACCTCCTCAAGATCGATGGCTACTCCCGCACCAAGGGCGTCCCCTCCGGAGAGAAGATAAAGTCCCGCCCTTTCGCCCTTGGAGGACATCGATGGCACATCGATTACCATCCCAACGGCCAGAAACCAGAGTACGCAGACTACatatcccttttccttgttcttgatgacaatgtcacctcggcggtgaaggcgcaacACAAATTCGGTTTTGCGGATGAGGTAACGAACCAAGCTCCTTCACTGGTATCAACAACAGTCAACAGCTACAGTTCTCAGAAGGGCTGGGGAAACGCGACATTCATCAGGAGGGCAGACCTGGAGAAGTCAGAGCATCTCAAGGATGATTCCTTCACCATCAGGTGCGATATCGTTGTCATCAGCGACTACCGCGCAGAGGATTTGCCGGAAGACACCCCTGCGACATTTGTCTCTGTCGCCCCATCTGACCTGCACCAGCACCTTGGCGATCTCCTCAAGACCGAGAAGGGCGCCGACGTGGTTTTTGAGGTTGGTGGTCATACGTTCGCAGCGCACCGCTGTGTGCTCGCTGCCCGATCGCCGGTCTTCAGTGCGGAGCTCTTTGGTGGTATGAAGGAGGGCGACACCGCAGGTGTGGTGCACATAGATGAAATGGAGGCAGATGTGTTCAAGGCGTTGCTCTGTTTTGCGTATACCGACTCCTTACTGGTGACAgaaaacgaagatgaagatgaagatgtcatATGCCAGCATCTGCTCGTTGCAGCCGACAGGTATAACATGGAGAGGCTGAAGAGTATCTGCGAGGAAAAACTATGCAAGTACATCAACGCAGGCACAATAACGACCATCCTGACGTTAGCTGAGCAGCACCACTGTGAGGGCCTAAAGAAGGCATGCTTAAATTTTCTTCGCTCCCCGGCAAATCTTAGGGCTTTGTTGGACAGCGATGGCTTCGATCATCTCAGCAGGAGCTGCCCTTCTGTTATTAAGAATCTGATCGCCATGTCGTCCCTGGTTTAG